The following proteins are encoded in a genomic region of Spirosoma sp. SC4-14:
- a CDS encoding glycoside hydrolase family 43 protein: protein MKPNCLPFIACLLFAFTLKAQSNRVPSAQTNVPMDSIRLSDPFILADRQTNLYYMTGTGGLLWKSKDLKLWDGPYKVTKTDPNSWMGPNPMIWAAEIHPFKNKYYYFATFTNRAVKIDTVNGREIERRACHVLVSDKPDGPYIPMPDATYLPANMPTLDGTFWVDKNGKPYMVYCYEWLQNLNGTIEKIELKPDLSGTIGKGQVLFRASDSPWSREKDDKGNDRPNKVTDGPYLFQTQTGRLGMIWTSWIYDVYTQGVAYSKSGTLDGPWTQEKDPITPPNYGHGMLFHTLDGKLLMSLHSHKSVNGRTVRVPHLFEVDLSGDKLVLGKPYKG, encoded by the coding sequence ATGAAACCCAATTGCTTGCCATTTATAGCCTGCCTGTTGTTTGCCTTTACCTTAAAAGCACAAAGCAATCGAGTCCCCTCAGCCCAGACCAATGTTCCGATGGATTCCATTCGGTTGAGCGACCCGTTCATTCTGGCTGATCGGCAAACAAATCTCTATTACATGACTGGAACCGGGGGGCTGCTCTGGAAAAGTAAAGACCTGAAACTTTGGGATGGCCCCTACAAGGTGACCAAAACCGATCCGAACTCGTGGATGGGGCCGAACCCAATGATCTGGGCAGCCGAAATTCACCCCTTCAAAAACAAATACTACTACTTTGCCACCTTCACCAACCGCGCCGTCAAAATCGATACCGTCAACGGTCGGGAGATCGAACGGCGGGCGTGCCACGTGCTGGTCAGCGATAAACCCGATGGCCCGTATATACCGATGCCGGATGCTACCTATCTGCCCGCCAATATGCCTACGCTGGACGGCACGTTTTGGGTCGATAAAAACGGTAAACCCTACATGGTGTATTGCTACGAATGGTTGCAGAACCTGAACGGAACCATCGAAAAAATTGAACTGAAACCCGATCTGAGCGGCACCATCGGCAAAGGACAAGTGTTGTTCCGGGCCAGCGATTCGCCCTGGAGCCGCGAGAAAGACGATAAGGGCAACGACCGCCCAAACAAGGTCACAGATGGCCCCTACCTGTTTCAAACCCAAACCGGCCGACTCGGAATGATCTGGACGAGCTGGATCTATGATGTATACACCCAGGGTGTTGCCTACTCAAAAAGTGGGACGCTGGATGGCCCCTGGACTCAGGAAAAAGACCCCATTACGCCACCTAATTACGGGCATGGTATGTTGTTTCATACGCTCGATGGTAAGCTGCTGATGTCGCTGCATAGCCATAAGAGTGTAAATGGCCGTACTGTTCGTGTGCCGCATCTGTTCGAAGTCGATTTGTCGGGCGATAAGCTGGTGCTTGGTAAACCGTACAAGGGTTAG
- a CDS encoding DUF1801 domain-containing protein: MNGQEQINDYITSQPEPKHSEMKALHRIILDVMPACKLWFLDGKNSDNKTVANPSIGYGSYTITYANGKTKEFYQIGMSANTTGISVYIMGIADKNYLPQTYGKEIGKASVSGYCIKFKTLNDINVGVLEAAIRDGLAA, from the coding sequence ATGAACGGACAAGAGCAAATTAACGACTATATAACTAGTCAGCCTGAACCAAAACATAGCGAGATGAAAGCGTTGCATCGCATTATTCTGGACGTTATGCCAGCTTGTAAATTGTGGTTCCTGGACGGTAAAAACAGTGACAATAAAACGGTTGCCAATCCCAGCATAGGCTATGGATCTTATACCATAACCTATGCCAATGGTAAAACCAAAGAGTTTTATCAAATTGGTATGAGCGCCAACACGACCGGAATCTCTGTTTATATCATGGGTATCGCAGATAAGAATTACTTACCCCAAACCTATGGTAAAGAAATAGGCAAGGCGAGCGTGAGCGGGTATTGCATTAAGTTCAAAACGCTAAACGATATAAACGTTGGAGTACTCGAAGCGGCAATACGAGATGGTCTGGCTGCGTAA
- a CDS encoding beta-L-arabinofuranosidase domain-containing protein, with product MMIVIRSQFARIALFVSLSAPFAVAQPHTHIIHPLKLEQVNVNDLFWSPKLKVWDSRTVYDVFDKLEGNYEPDRKDLIEEKAKLGRTRNAFLNFDLIAQGKKNTGQHDGPPWYDGLVYETIRGAADLLAEYPDPKLEQKIDVYIDRIAAAQAVDPDGYLNTYTTLVKPEQRWGTNGGDDKWQHDVYNAGMLIEAAVHYYNATGKTKLLDVATKFSNFMYQEMGPFPKKNVIPGHGGPEEAILKLYWLFKDDPALKAKMSVPVNEKQYYQLATFWIENRGNYGDKNGQHTRKSDESYNQDHMSVFRQKTIEGHAVRATLLATGVAATALENNDPRYVETANNYWDNMIGKRMFITGGEGAIADGERFGKNYFMPESAYLESCAAIGSAFFSQRMNELEADGKYIDELERVLYNNLLSSVSLQGDHYFYENPLVATDHHRWAWHSCPCCPPMLLKMVSAMPGFIYAYDQDAAYVNLFIGSQANLIVAGTDVKLKQVTNYPWKGETIIEVDPASNKAFTVKMRIPGWAHNQENPFNLYTSAVGEPITLKVNGKAIAVELQNGYAAIRRTWKKGDRIELALPMQPRIVSPNDSIETIKGKVALASGPIVYGLEGIDNPNLNDLLLPANTPLKLTFQPKLLNGVNVITGQATDKNAKSVAFTAIPFYAFGNRGVYPYKVWVPETGK from the coding sequence ATGATGATCGTTATTCGCTCTCAATTCGCCCGCATCGCTCTTTTTGTTAGTCTGTCGGCTCCATTCGCTGTGGCTCAGCCACATACTCATATCATTCATCCGCTGAAACTGGAGCAGGTGAATGTAAACGACCTGTTCTGGAGCCCGAAGCTGAAGGTTTGGGATTCCAGAACGGTATACGACGTATTCGATAAACTGGAAGGGAACTATGAGCCCGACCGCAAAGATCTAATCGAAGAAAAAGCCAAACTCGGCCGGACGCGCAACGCTTTCCTGAATTTCGACCTGATAGCGCAGGGAAAGAAAAACACGGGCCAGCACGACGGACCGCCCTGGTATGATGGACTGGTGTATGAAACGATCCGTGGCGCTGCCGACCTGCTGGCCGAATACCCCGATCCAAAACTGGAGCAGAAAATAGATGTCTATATCGATCGCATTGCCGCAGCGCAGGCTGTTGATCCAGATGGCTATCTGAACACCTACACAACACTGGTAAAACCCGAGCAACGATGGGGGACCAACGGCGGAGACGATAAGTGGCAGCATGATGTATACAATGCCGGTATGCTGATCGAAGCGGCTGTGCATTACTACAATGCCACGGGCAAAACTAAGCTGCTCGACGTAGCCACTAAATTCAGCAACTTCATGTATCAGGAAATGGGGCCGTTTCCCAAAAAGAACGTTATCCCCGGACACGGCGGCCCCGAAGAAGCCATCCTGAAATTGTATTGGCTATTTAAAGACGATCCGGCGCTGAAAGCGAAGATGAGCGTGCCGGTCAATGAAAAGCAGTATTACCAACTCGCGACGTTCTGGATCGAAAATCGGGGTAACTACGGTGACAAAAACGGCCAGCATACCCGTAAAAGCGATGAATCGTATAATCAGGACCACATGTCGGTTTTTCGGCAGAAGACCATCGAAGGTCATGCTGTTCGGGCTACATTGCTGGCAACAGGCGTAGCCGCAACGGCGCTTGAAAACAACGACCCGCGCTATGTGGAAACGGCCAATAACTACTGGGACAACATGATTGGCAAGCGGATGTTCATTACGGGTGGCGAAGGGGCCATTGCTGATGGTGAACGATTCGGGAAAAACTATTTTATGCCCGAATCGGCTTATCTGGAGTCCTGTGCAGCTATCGGCTCGGCGTTTTTTAGCCAGCGCATGAACGAGCTGGAAGCCGATGGCAAATACATCGATGAGCTGGAACGGGTGCTCTACAACAATCTGCTCTCCAGCGTGTCGCTTCAGGGTGATCATTACTTCTATGAGAATCCTCTGGTAGCAACCGATCATCACCGTTGGGCCTGGCATAGCTGCCCCTGCTGCCCGCCGATGCTGCTGAAAATGGTGTCGGCTATGCCGGGGTTCATCTACGCCTACGACCAGGATGCCGCCTATGTGAACCTGTTCATCGGTAGTCAGGCCAACCTGATCGTTGCCGGCACTGATGTTAAACTGAAACAAGTGACGAATTATCCCTGGAAAGGCGAAACGATCATTGAAGTTGATCCGGCATCGAACAAGGCATTTACGGTGAAGATGCGGATACCGGGCTGGGCGCACAATCAGGAAAATCCGTTCAATTTATACACGTCTGCCGTTGGGGAGCCCATAACGCTGAAAGTAAACGGGAAAGCCATAGCCGTGGAGCTACAGAACGGATATGCAGCTATCCGCCGAACCTGGAAAAAAGGCGACCGCATCGAACTTGCCCTGCCCATGCAACCCCGAATTGTATCGCCCAACGATTCAATTGAGACCATCAAAGGAAAGGTGGCGCTGGCATCGGGCCCTATCGTCTACGGTCTGGAAGGCATCGACAATCCCAACCTGAACGATCTCCTCTTGCCTGCCAACACCCCCCTGAAATTAACGTTTCAGCCCAAACTACTGAACGGTGTCAACGTAATTACTGGTCAGGCCACCGATAAGAATGCGAAGTCAGTAGCGTTTACGGCTATCCCGTTCTATGCGTTCGGCAATCGCGGTGTTTACCCATATAAGGTATGGGTGCCGGAGACAGGGAAGTGA
- the gnd gene encoding decarboxylating NADP(+)-dependent phosphogluconate dehydrogenase, with the protein MTESADIGLIGLAVMGENLVLNMESKGFTVAVFNRTVEKVDHFMNGRGAGKNFIGAHSIEELVASLKRPRKVMMLVKAGQPVDDFIEQIIPHLEPGDIIIDGGNSYFPDTIRRTKYVESKGFLYIGTGVSGGEIGALHGPSMMPGGSVAAWPYVKDIFQSIAAKVDDGTPCCDWVGSDGAGHFVKMVHNGIEYGDMQIIGEAYQVMKDLLGMSADEMHEVFKKWNTEELDSYLIEITADIMAYKDEDGTPMVDKILDTAGQKGTGKWTGTAALDQGIPLTLIGESVFARFLSAQKDLRVEASKVLSGPKPEFSGDKAQLLDDLKMALYGAKIISYAQGYNLFMAAAKEYNWQLNYGDIALMWRGGCIIRSAFLGDIKKAFDKNPELPHLLLDDFFKEKIEAAQAGWRRVCAAALSNGIPAPALTSALCYLDGFRSEWLPANLLQAQRDYFGAHTYERIDKPRGQFFHTNWTGEGGDTVSTAYNS; encoded by the coding sequence ATGACAGAATCTGCAGATATAGGCCTGATTGGTCTTGCCGTAATGGGTGAAAACCTGGTGCTTAACATGGAAAGCAAAGGGTTTACGGTAGCCGTTTTTAATCGTACGGTTGAGAAAGTCGATCACTTTATGAACGGACGGGGAGCCGGAAAAAACTTTATCGGTGCCCACTCCATCGAAGAACTGGTAGCTTCGCTGAAACGACCCCGTAAGGTGATGATGCTGGTAAAAGCCGGACAGCCCGTCGATGATTTTATTGAGCAGATTATCCCACATCTCGAACCGGGTGATATTATTATCGATGGTGGTAATTCGTATTTTCCCGATACCATTCGCCGGACCAAATATGTTGAAAGCAAAGGTTTCTTATACATAGGAACTGGTGTTTCGGGGGGAGAAATTGGTGCGTTACACGGTCCGTCGATGATGCCGGGAGGAAGTGTGGCGGCCTGGCCATATGTAAAAGATATTTTCCAGTCGATTGCGGCCAAAGTAGACGACGGTACGCCCTGTTGTGACTGGGTCGGTAGCGACGGTGCCGGACACTTTGTGAAAATGGTACACAACGGCATCGAGTATGGCGATATGCAGATTATTGGCGAGGCTTATCAGGTTATGAAAGATCTGCTGGGCATGAGTGCCGATGAAATGCATGAGGTATTTAAAAAGTGGAATACTGAAGAGCTGGACTCCTATCTGATCGAAATTACGGCCGATATTATGGCCTATAAAGATGAGGACGGTACGCCAATGGTCGATAAAATTCTGGATACGGCCGGGCAAAAAGGCACTGGCAAATGGACTGGAACGGCTGCTCTGGATCAGGGTATTCCGCTGACGCTGATTGGCGAATCGGTATTTGCCCGCTTTTTGTCAGCACAGAAAGACTTACGGGTGGAAGCCTCGAAAGTACTCAGCGGACCCAAGCCCGAATTTTCGGGCGATAAGGCCCAACTGCTCGACGATTTGAAAATGGCATTATACGGCGCCAAAATCATTTCGTATGCGCAGGGGTACAACCTGTTTATGGCGGCTGCTAAAGAATATAACTGGCAACTGAACTACGGCGATATTGCGCTGATGTGGCGGGGTGGTTGTATTATCCGGTCGGCGTTCCTGGGCGACATCAAAAAAGCCTTCGATAAAAATCCTGAGCTACCGCACCTGTTGCTCGACGATTTCTTCAAGGAGAAAATCGAAGCCGCGCAGGCTGGCTGGCGACGTGTATGTGCGGCTGCATTGAGCAACGGAATTCCGGCTCCTGCGCTCACATCGGCGCTTTGCTATCTGGATGGTTTCCGCAGCGAATGGCTACCCGCCAACCTGCTGCAAGCCCAGCGCGACTACTTTGGTGCGCATACCTACGAGCGGATCGACAAACCACGCGGCCAGTTTTTCCATACGAACTGGACGGGCGAAGGTGGCGATACCGTATCGACGGCGTATAATAGCTAA
- a CDS encoding SDR family NAD(P)-dependent oxidoreductase, producing the protein MNVSNNKILITGGASGIGLGLTERFIQENNTVIICGRREDMLREVADRLPNVITRPCDLSVADERQALYQWIADEHPDLNVLINNAGMQQWLSITDGDFFERAKTEITVNIEAPLHLTALFINLPSLTTILNVTSGLAFVPLTKVPVYSATKAFFRSFTLSLRHLLIPRNIEVIEVIPPALNTDLGGKGLHDHAPPVSGFVDAVFAQLKEGKTELTYGFSEGMAKATPDDLNAAFSRMNPVG; encoded by the coding sequence ATGAATGTATCGAACAACAAAATCCTGATTACTGGCGGTGCCTCCGGTATCGGTCTGGGACTGACCGAGCGGTTCATCCAGGAAAACAATACCGTAATCATCTGCGGTCGGCGCGAAGACATGCTTCGGGAAGTAGCCGACCGATTACCCAACGTTATTACCCGCCCGTGTGACTTGTCGGTGGCCGATGAGCGCCAGGCGCTTTACCAATGGATTGCCGATGAGCACCCCGACCTGAATGTGTTGATCAACAATGCCGGAATGCAGCAATGGTTGTCGATTACCGACGGCGATTTTTTTGAGCGGGCGAAGACTGAAATTACCGTCAATATTGAGGCACCGTTGCACCTGACGGCACTGTTTATTAACCTGCCGTCGCTAACGACAATTCTGAACGTAACGTCGGGTCTGGCCTTTGTGCCATTAACGAAAGTGCCAGTTTATTCGGCTACTAAAGCGTTTTTTCGCTCATTCACCCTTTCGTTGCGGCATTTGCTGATACCCCGAAACATCGAAGTAATTGAAGTGATTCCACCTGCTCTGAATACCGATCTGGGCGGTAAAGGTCTACACGACCATGCGCCACCCGTAAGTGGATTTGTCGACGCGGTGTTTGCTCAATTAAAAGAAGGAAAAACCGAACTAACGTACGGTTTTAGTGAGGGAATGGCTAAGGCGACGCCCGACGATTTGAACGCTGCTTTTAGCCGGATGAATCCTGTTGGCTAA
- a CDS encoding glycosyl hydrolase: protein MLKKYVLIALLTPAALAVVAQNQLRQGFEAPPNSAKPRVWWHWMNGNITKEGIQKDLEWMHRVGIGGFQNFDASLFTPQVVAKKLVFMTPDWKDAFRFTTQQADKLGLEMAIAGSPGWSVTGGPWVEPSDAMKKYVWTETRVTGGQLFSGKLPQPPSTTGKFQDVGLTSAGIMGGPAPKLPNYYQDALVIAYPLPPQDKTLAELKPTVTSSGGSFNLGQLTDGNLNTTTYLPPANVGEDTWIQYAFDSPQTFRAFSIVGANHSGLEEFNGGPENRSLKVSDDGVIFREVVAIPGSTVPQNTMSIPPTTARYFRFAFKTLSPEANMFAALMGGKAEPGKPVGVNVAELVLYPTSRINLFEDKAGFSPWKEEASMPTTTVPDAIASEKIIDLTSKMSADGSLNWTVPAGNWAIIRLGYSLTGRQNHPASPEATGLEVDKLDGTAVKQYINTYLDMYKDATGGLMGTKGLQYMVLDSYEAGHMTWTKALPDEFAKRRGYDLKPWIPVLTGRVVGSVEASEKFLWDFRKTIGELIVENHYEVIGDALKQRGMKRYTESHENKRIYLADGMDVKRKADIPMSAMWTPGSLAGGANEEVRSEADIREAASVAHIYGQNLVAAESMTSVGNAFSFHPEKLKRTADLEMASGLNRFVIHTSVHQPLDDKKPGFSLGPFGQYFTRQETWAEQAKPWMDYLGRSCYLLQQGKPVIDVLYYYGENNNITSLFTKKLSTVPAGYAFDYVNATALLNDLRFQNGRIVAPSGQTYRLLLLDSSARYMTLPVLKKLGELVNAGLVVAGAKPERSPSMRDNEAEFTKLANEIWQKPTVSNRLVADVLNGMGIDQDVAISGARAPILYLHRQTADADIYWLDNRSNTANNAEISFRITGKVPMLWHPQTGKTEPVSYQIKAGRTTIPLTFSSWEAYFIVFGDKTTTTAYTKPTVTEMVVARLETPWKVSFQEGRGAPPTATLNQLASWTDNPDAGIRYFSGTATYNNSLSIPKLDKAVSYVLDLGDVKNIAEVVVNGKRMGTVWKHPFRLDITPALKPGNNSVQIEVTNLWVNRLIGDAQPGITNKITFTTMPFYQANSPLLPSGLLGPVQVVSQKSIAQGK, encoded by the coding sequence ATGCTGAAAAAATATGTATTGATTGCGCTCCTAACGCCAGCGGCTCTGGCAGTGGTGGCCCAGAATCAGCTCCGCCAGGGCTTTGAAGCTCCTCCCAACAGCGCCAAACCCCGTGTGTGGTGGCACTGGATGAACGGCAACATAACCAAAGAAGGTATTCAGAAAGATCTGGAATGGATGCATCGCGTTGGTATTGGCGGTTTCCAGAATTTCGACGCCAGTTTGTTTACCCCCCAGGTCGTCGCCAAAAAACTGGTTTTTATGACCCCCGACTGGAAAGATGCCTTTCGCTTTACAACTCAACAGGCCGATAAGCTCGGTCTCGAAATGGCCATTGCGGGTTCTCCGGGCTGGAGCGTAACGGGAGGTCCATGGGTAGAACCGTCCGATGCCATGAAAAAATACGTCTGGACCGAAACCCGCGTAACAGGAGGCCAACTGTTCTCCGGCAAGTTACCCCAGCCACCTTCTACAACCGGCAAGTTTCAGGATGTGGGGCTAACCAGTGCAGGCATCATGGGCGGCCCGGCACCGAAACTACCCAACTATTATCAGGATGCACTGGTGATTGCCTATCCACTGCCTCCGCAGGACAAAACACTGGCCGAACTAAAGCCAACCGTAACATCGAGTGGGGGTTCGTTCAATCTTGGCCAGTTAACCGACGGCAATCTAAACACAACCACTTATTTGCCGCCTGCCAACGTAGGCGAAGACACATGGATTCAATATGCCTTCGATAGTCCACAGACTTTTCGGGCGTTCTCCATCGTAGGTGCCAACCATAGTGGTCTTGAAGAGTTTAATGGCGGTCCCGAAAACCGGAGTCTGAAAGTCAGCGACGATGGTGTTATTTTTCGGGAGGTTGTGGCTATTCCGGGCAGTACGGTTCCGCAGAATACGATGAGCATTCCTCCCACCACAGCGCGATACTTCCGCTTTGCGTTCAAAACCTTATCTCCCGAAGCAAATATGTTTGCTGCCCTGATGGGCGGCAAAGCCGAACCAGGCAAACCCGTAGGCGTCAATGTAGCCGAACTGGTCCTGTATCCAACCAGTCGCATCAACCTGTTCGAAGACAAAGCCGGTTTTAGCCCCTGGAAAGAAGAAGCATCCATGCCAACCACAACCGTACCCGATGCTATAGCCAGCGAAAAAATAATTGACCTGACCAGTAAAATGAGTGCAGATGGTAGCCTGAACTGGACCGTTCCGGCTGGTAACTGGGCAATCATTCGGTTAGGCTATTCGCTAACCGGACGTCAGAACCATCCGGCCTCGCCCGAAGCCACGGGTCTGGAAGTCGACAAACTCGATGGTACTGCCGTAAAACAATACATAAACACGTACCTCGACATGTATAAAGACGCCACCGGCGGACTGATGGGTACTAAAGGGCTACAATACATGGTGCTCGATAGTTACGAAGCCGGACACATGACCTGGACCAAAGCCCTGCCCGACGAATTTGCCAAACGCCGGGGCTATGATCTGAAACCCTGGATTCCGGTACTGACGGGCCGGGTTGTTGGTAGTGTAGAAGCCAGCGAAAAATTCCTGTGGGATTTCCGGAAAACCATCGGCGAACTGATCGTTGAAAACCACTACGAAGTGATTGGCGATGCGCTAAAACAGCGTGGCATGAAACGCTATACCGAATCGCACGAGAACAAGCGGATTTACCTGGCCGACGGCATGGATGTGAAACGTAAAGCCGATATTCCGATGTCGGCCATGTGGACGCCCGGCAGCCTGGCGGGTGGAGCCAACGAAGAGGTTCGCAGCGAAGCCGACATTCGGGAAGCTGCTTCGGTAGCGCATATCTACGGTCAGAATCTGGTAGCAGCCGAGTCAATGACCTCAGTCGGCAATGCGTTTAGTTTTCATCCCGAAAAACTGAAACGTACGGCCGATCTGGAAATGGCGTCGGGCCTGAATCGGTTTGTGATTCATACATCGGTTCATCAGCCGCTCGACGACAAAAAACCGGGATTTTCGCTGGGGCCTTTTGGTCAGTATTTCACCCGACAGGAAACCTGGGCCGAACAGGCCAAACCCTGGATGGACTATCTGGGGCGGAGTTGCTACCTGCTACAACAGGGTAAGCCCGTGATTGATGTGCTCTATTATTATGGAGAAAATAACAACATCACTTCGTTGTTTACTAAAAAGCTATCGACTGTTCCGGCTGGCTACGCCTTCGATTATGTCAATGCCACCGCCCTGCTCAACGACCTGCGATTCCAGAACGGTCGGATTGTAGCGCCCAGCGGGCAAACCTACCGCTTGCTGTTACTCGACAGCAGCGCCCGCTATATGACCCTTCCGGTACTGAAAAAGCTAGGCGAACTGGTCAATGCCGGTCTGGTAGTCGCGGGAGCAAAACCAGAGCGTTCGCCCAGTATGCGCGATAATGAAGCAGAGTTCACAAAATTGGCTAATGAAATCTGGCAAAAGCCAACGGTATCGAACCGCCTGGTAGCTGATGTGTTGAACGGTATGGGCATTGATCAGGATGTTGCCATATCTGGAGCCAGAGCGCCCATTCTATACCTACATCGCCAAACTGCGGATGCGGATATTTACTGGCTCGATAACCGGAGCAATACTGCTAATAATGCCGAAATCAGTTTCCGCATAACGGGAAAAGTGCCCATGCTATGGCACCCACAAACGGGCAAAACCGAGCCGGTTTCCTATCAGATCAAAGCAGGGCGGACAACGATTCCTCTTACCTTCTCATCGTGGGAAGCCTACTTTATCGTGTTTGGTGATAAAACTACTACAACGGCCTATACCAAACCAACCGTTACCGAAATGGTTGTTGCCCGGCTTGAAACACCCTGGAAAGTCAGTTTTCAGGAAGGGCGGGGAGCGCCACCAACTGCCACGCTCAACCAGCTAGCCTCCTGGACCGACAACCCCGACGCAGGCATTCGCTATTTCTCAGGTACGGCGACTTACAACAATTCGCTTTCGATTCCTAAACTAGACAAAGCGGTTTCGTATGTGCTCGACCTGGGCGACGTAAAAAACATTGCAGAAGTCGTGGTCAATGGCAAACGCATGGGCACCGTCTGGAAACATCCTTTTCGACTGGATATCACACCAGCACTAAAGCCCGGCAACAATTCGGTGCAGATTGAGGTCACAAACCTGTGGGTAAACCGATTGATTGGCGATGCACAACCCGGCATAACCAACAAAATTACGTTTACCACTATGCCGTTCTATCAGGCTAACTCGCCATTGCTGCCCTCCGGTCTGTTAGGTCCAGTGCAAGTTGTGTCACAAAAGTCTATAGCACAGGGTAAATAA
- a CDS encoding sulfatase, whose protein sequence is MNRLTKVGFFLALPILLVAFRLAPVDFKATSRPNIIVIFSDDHALQAISAYGSPYVKTPNIDRIGREGVVFTNMFCTNSICAPSRATLLTGKYSHINGHRDNYTTFDASQPMFPKYLQEAGYQTAWIGKWHLKANPHYFDFWEILPGQGLYYSPNFIQMDGKTVRRDGYVTNLITDDALNWIESGRDASKPFCLVIGHKAPHREWLPDTTDLHAFDGKTFPMPSTFYDTYEGRLAAQHQDMQLATPTMRLGLDLKVDIDTMPIIKRMNPAQLKAWKAYYDPRNEAFKQQHLTGKALDNWKYQRYMHDYLGCVLSVDRNVGRVLDYLDKYGMLENTVVMYSSDQGFYLGEHGWFDKRFMYEESMHMPLLVRYPPKIKPGTITSDLFINTDFAPTILQMAGAPIPSDMQGKSFLPLPKAGKGRKAVFYHYYEYPADHRVLPHFGIRTDRYKLIYFYGKGESWEFFDLKTDPNEMHNTYSNSKNATIIRQLKTHLKKLASDYKDTEAVEMLTRAGV, encoded by the coding sequence ATGAATCGTTTAACGAAAGTAGGTTTTTTCCTGGCGCTGCCAATTCTATTGGTAGCCTTTCGGCTGGCTCCCGTTGATTTTAAGGCGACTTCACGCCCCAATATCATCGTTATTTTCTCCGATGACCATGCGTTACAGGCAATTAGTGCCTATGGAAGTCCGTATGTTAAAACACCCAACATTGATCGTATTGGACGCGAAGGAGTGGTGTTTACCAATATGTTCTGTACCAATTCAATTTGTGCACCGAGCCGAGCTACGCTACTGACGGGGAAATACAGTCATATCAATGGCCACCGTGATAATTATACGACCTTTGATGCCAGTCAGCCGATGTTTCCAAAATATCTTCAGGAGGCAGGTTATCAAACTGCCTGGATCGGAAAATGGCACCTGAAAGCAAATCCGCATTACTTCGATTTTTGGGAGATACTGCCTGGTCAGGGGTTGTACTATAGCCCCAATTTTATTCAGATGGATGGTAAAACTGTTCGCAGGGATGGTTATGTCACAAACCTGATCACCGACGACGCGCTGAATTGGATCGAAAGCGGACGCGATGCCTCTAAACCGTTTTGTCTGGTTATTGGTCACAAAGCACCCCATCGCGAATGGCTACCCGATACCACGGACCTGCATGCATTTGATGGAAAAACGTTTCCGATGCCATCGACTTTTTATGATACATATGAAGGCCGATTGGCAGCGCAGCATCAGGATATGCAGCTTGCCACACCAACCATGCGTCTTGGGCTCGATCTGAAAGTCGATATTGATACTATGCCCATTATTAAACGTATGAACCCGGCGCAACTTAAAGCCTGGAAAGCCTATTATGATCCACGTAATGAAGCATTTAAACAGCAACATCTGACCGGAAAAGCGCTTGATAACTGGAAATATCAGCGATATATGCATGATTACCTTGGTTGTGTATTGTCGGTGGATCGCAACGTGGGGCGGGTACTAGACTATCTGGACAAATACGGTATGTTGGAAAACACTGTTGTTATGTATTCGTCGGACCAGGGGTTTTATCTGGGCGAACATGGCTGGTTCGACAAACGATTTATGTATGAAGAATCGATGCATATGCCACTGCTGGTGCGTTATCCACCCAAAATCAAGCCGGGTACAATAACCAGCGATCTGTTTATTAATACTGATTTTGCTCCAACTATTCTACAAATGGCGGGTGCGCCCATTCCGTCCGACATGCAGGGTAAATCGTTTCTACCATTACCCAAAGCGGGTAAAGGACGCAAGGCAGTGTTTTACCACTATTACGAATATCCCGCCGACCATCGGGTATTGCCGCACTTTGGTATCAGAACAGATCGATACAAGCTGATTTATTTCTACGGGAAAGGCGAATCTTGGGAGTTTTTCGATCTAAAAACCGATCCCAATGAGATGCATAATACATACAGTAATTCCAAAAATGCGACCATCATCCGGCAGTTGAAAACTCATCTGAAAAAGCTGGCCAGCGATTATAAAGACACAGAAGCTGTTGAGATGCTGACCAGGGCAGGGGTTTGA